The genomic region AAACTTTCAGATTTATCGATATGAATGGCCTACTGAATAATATTCAAAACTTTGTTGATTACGTCCGTACTTTGAAGGGAGATGAAAAAGGGGAGGCTCAGGTATTTTGCGATCGCCTTTTTCAAGCATTCGGTCATCAAGGCTACAAAGAAGCAGGAGCCGAACTAGAATATCGGGTAAAAGCGAAAGGCAAAACCACAAAATTTGCTGATTTATTGTGGCGACCTCGGTTATTACTGGAAATGAAAAAACGGGGGGAAAACTTAGAAAAACACTATCAGCAAGCTTTTGAATATTGGCTAGAATTAGTGCCGCACCGTCCCAAATATGTAGTGCTTTGTAATTTTGATGAGTTTTGGATATACGATTTAGATCTTCAGCTTCGGGAACCTGTCGATCGAGTTAGTTTAGAAGAGTTACCCAATCGATTTACTGCTCTTAACTTTCTCTTTCCCGAAAATCGTCAGCCTTTATTTAATAATAACAAAATTGATGTCACCAGAACTGCGGCTGATAAAGTTGCTCAAGTTTTTAATCGCTTAGTGCAGCGAGGAGAAAAAGTAGAAACGGCGCAAAGGTTTATTCTTCAGTGTGTAGTGGCATTGTTTGCCGAAGATATCGATTTGTTACCTAGAGGTTTATTTACAGAATTTTTAGGTGATTGCCAAATGAATCGAGTTAGTTCTTATGATTTAATTGGGGGATTATTTCGGCAGATGGGAAGCGATCGGCCCGCGCCCAAAGATAGCCGCTATGGAGATGTACCTTATTTTAATGGTGGCATATTTTCAACAATTGAACCCATACACCTCACCAGAGGCGAAATCGACTTGCTATTAGACGCATCGGCAGAACGATGGTCAAAAGTGGAACCTGCGATTTTCGGGGCGTTATTTGAGTCTAGCATGGGTAAAGAAGAACGTCATGCTTTAGGCGCTCACTACACTAGCGAGGCAGATATTCAAAAAGTAGTTTTACCTACGATTATCCGCCCTTGGCGAGAACGGATTGAAGCGGCAAATACCTTGAAGGATTTGCTAGCACTACGACAAGAATTAATCAATTTTAAAATTCTCGATCCGGCCTGTGGTAGTGGGAATTTTCTTTATGTTGCTTATCGGGAACTGAAGCGACTAGAGGCACAATTGCTCACCAAGATTCATCAAAGTTTCAGTCGTGCTGCTAATGTAATTGGTACGATGTCGCTGGTAAAAACAAGCCAGTTTTATGGTATTGATATTAAACCGTTTGCAGTGGAATTGGCAAAGGTAACATTGATGCTGGCTAAAAAGTTAGCACTGGATGAAGAAAATCATTTGCTCAATGTGGTACAGATGAACTTAGCACTCGATATGGATCGGGCGTTACCTCTTGATAATTTGGATAAAAATATTCGCTGTGATGATGCTTTGTTTTGTGATTGGGAAACAGTTGATGTAGTAGTTGGTAATCCTCCATTTTTAGGTGGTCATCGTCTGCGACTAACCCTTAATGATGAGTATGTTGATCGCATTTTTGCTAAATTTCCTGAAGTAGAAGGTCAAGTAGATATTTGTACTTACTGGTTTCGCCTTACTCATAATCATTTGGGGGAAAATTGTCGCGCTGGTTTAGTAGGGACAAACACTATCTCTCAAGGTCAAAGTCGTAAAGCTGCTTTAGATTATATTACCCAAAATGGCGGCTACATTTACGATGTTATCTCTACACAACCTTGGTCTGGTGAAGCGAAAGTACACATTAGCATTATTAATTGGTTAAAAACCTCTGAGACGAAGGAATTAACCTACCGGATCGATCATAAAGTTGTTTCAAATATCAACTCTTCCCTTAAAGCTGAAGTTGATGTTACCCAGGCAAAATGCTTACAAGCTAATAGAAACTATTGTTTTAAAGGTGTACAGCCTAGTGGGAAAGGTTTTCTGGTTACTGAAATGCAGGTCAAGCAATGGATTAAAGCCAATTCAAAAAATCAAGAAGTTCTCAAACTGTTTATTCAGGGGCAAGACTTAGCACAGAATGTAAATGGTAAGCCGGATCGTTGGATTATTGATTTTAATGAGATGAGTTTAGAAGATGCCAGTGAATACAAACTGCCTTTTAACCATGTCAAAAACTATGTAAAGCCAGAACGAGATCAAAACAGAAGAGAGACAACAAAGTTAAATTGGTGGAAATATGGTGAAAAACGTCCGGGAATGCGAAAAGCTTTAGCAACTTTACCCTTTTATTTCGTTGTTCCCAGGGTATCAAAATGGTCGATTTTTATTCTTGCCATTCCAGATTGGCTGCCGGGTGATGGTACTAATATCGTTGCTTCTGATGACTTCTACGTTCTTGGAATCCTAACTTCAAATCTACATCGCCAATGGGTGAAAGCGCAAAGCTCAACCCTTAAAGCCGATACACGCTACACTCACAACACCTGTTTTGAAACCTTCCCCTTTCCCCAAAATTGCTCAGAAAAAATCAAAACTGAAATTCGAGCAGCAATGCAAGCTATCCATGATTACCGCACTGAACAAATGGAGCGAAAACAGTGGGGAATTACCCAACTATACAACCAATTTTTTAATGAACCAACCAGTCAACTCGCTAAACTTCATGCTCAATTAGATCAACTCGTTTGTAAAGCTTACGGTATCAAATCCAACGATGATCCATTAAAGTTTCTATTAGAGTTGAATTTTGAAGTAGCAAATCGGGAATCTCAAGGTTTATCTGTTGTCGCTCCAGGTTGACCGCCTGTTGTCAAAAATGCTAGTGAATTTATTACAGATGATTGTGTGAAAATGCCAGAGTAGCTTGAACCCCAGAAACCCGGTTTTTCCAAAAAACCGGGTTTCTCGATTGACGTAAGTAGGGTGCGTCAGACAAAAAGCCTCAAATACTAGAGAAAGTTTGAATTTATGACGCTCCTTACAGTCTAAGATAGGAGTAGAAGGAGCCATTAAACCCAATGAAACAACAGCAATTGGATAAACCAGCAACTTGAAAGTTTAGAAATCTCTCTAACGAATCGAGGACAGAATAATGAAAAATAAAGAGTTTTACGTTGTCATTGAACGGGATGAAGATGGAATATATATCGGTGAAGTTCCACAACTCAAGGCTTGCTATAGCCAAGGAGAAACCATTGATGAACTCATACACAATATCCGCGAAGTCATTGAAATGTGTCTTGAAGAATTAGAAGAAGAATGGTAGGGTGCGTCAGACCGAAAACCTTAAATCTTATAAAAAGTTCACATTTATGACGCACCCTACAGTCTAAAATAGGGGTATAACAAGTTATTAAAACCAATGAAACAACAGCAATTGGATAAACCAGCAACTTAAACCATTAGGAGTCAACCTGCTATGATTGCTCAAATTGAGACAAAAAACTACACTGCTGAAGAATATCTAGAACTTGAAATTGCCTCAGAAACTCGCAACGAATATTACAATGGAGAAATTATCCCGATGACTGGTGGAACACCTAATCATAACGAAATTGCAGGAAACCTCTATATTCTTCTTAAGCTTGCTCTCAAAGGAAAAGCTTACCGAACTTTTTATGTCGATCAAAGACTTTGGATTCCAGATGTTAGCCTCTATACCTACCCCGATATTATGGTACTCCCAAAGCCGCTAGAACTGCAAACTGGACGCAAAGACACAGTAATAAATCCTTGCTTTATTGGAGAAGTTCTATCTAAATCTACCCAAAATTATGACCGTAGTGAAAAATTTGCCGCCTATCGCACTATTCCCACTTTTCAAGAATATCTTTTAATCGATCAATATCGAATTCATGTCGAACATTATGTTAAAACTAATGTCAATCAATGGATTTTCTCAGAATACGACGATCCTAATGTTACCCTATCTTTTAGGGTATTTGAGTTTCAAGTTAAAATTGCAGAACTATATGAAAATATTGACTTTACTAACGAATCATAGATAATCTTCATTTTACCATAATATTTCTGTTAAGATTGCATCCAAATCGCGGCTAAATTCCCATGTCTGCGGGAACTGAGTTTCGGGATATTCTTCACACACTTCGGAAAGCGCTTCTTGGTAAATATCATCAAATTCTGTTAGCAGATGATTGCGTAAACTTGGTGCTTTTTTGAGAAGGCGCTGCAAATCATTGCGCTGCGTCCGAATAGTAACTTGCCAAACTCGAAAACAATCGGGGAGAGGCACGTAACACCGTTTTAGAATATGCGCTAAAATTGGTTTTAAACGGCTTTCTACTTCGTGCTTTTGCGAAATACTTAAAGCTTCAATTTCCTCCACCAAATTATCCCAATCTAAATTATTAATATCTCGCGCTTTTAACTTTGCTGCTGTGTCTTCTAGCCAGAGAAAAAAATCGCGATCGTATAGCGGTTTTTGAGTAGTTTTAGGTATCATAGCCTTATGAATTGCTTTCGCGATCGAGCTTTTCTATTTTAAGTGCGATCGCCGATCTCCTCTAAAAGATCTCTTGTTGGTGAGCGATCGTTCATTGGCTTATCTACGATTAATTCGCGCAACAGCATATTGCTGTTTGGGCTGAGTATGCTAGCGCCTGCTGGTGTCAATTCCCAGCGATCGCGAGGCGATCCGGATTGGACATATTCTTTAACTAAACCATCAGCAGCCATTTTTTTTAATACTACCATCATGTCAGGTTCTCTAGGTACATCTCGCCGTGAAAGTGCATTTGCTAGTTCATACCAACCCCACTTTCCCTCACCTTTAGCCACTAATTGGAGAAGTACTAATTCAAGTTGAGTTAATTTGATTGAGTCTGTCATTAAAATTCCTCCACGCTGGGATGAAATAAAATGCCGAATCCTTCTTTTAGACCATAGTCTTCAAGTGTTGCTGTGTGAGCATTATTCCACAGTTCATAAGCCTCATCTCGATTGTTTGGTTCTCCAGTAGGATAGCCAATCTTTTTATACCTCAGATACTCACGCAGTTCATGGGTATAAAAGCGTAAATCGACTGGTTCTGCTACGAGTTCACCTGCTGCAATTCTTCTTAATCGCTCTACCATTTTAAGCTCTGCCTCACCAACGGGATTAAACCGACGGACATGAAGCTCTACTATATCAGCGCCTTTGTGCGTTATCCTTACATTTCGATAAGAAAGTCTAAGTACCTTTCCACCGGCTTTTGATGGATCGTATGGTCTGCCACTAAAAGCACCTTTCTCTAGCATTTCAGTCTTTGTGTAGATGCCATCTCATTTCAATCCCACCTTTTTGCACTAATGTTTTACTCTTTCACTCAAAACTTGAGGGACACATTTTACCCAATCATCTCAGGCGGTGGAGTCTGCTGGCATTCCATCACCAACAATTTGCAACCCACCCAATATAGCAACAATTTTATCAGACTGGGTGCGATCGTAATAAGCTCTCACGCATCTAAATTGTAGTTAGGGACGGGCAAGATGCCCATCCCACAAGAATTTCATTAAATTGACTGTAAAATTTAGGTGCGTAGCAGCTTAGTCATCAAGGAACTTTCAGGAAAAGTTGGCGATCGCACAATTACTTAGTTTCCAACCAAGCCACTAAATCGGCTAAACTGGAAAAATCGAAAATAGCATCGCCTAAAGCCATTAAGTCATCTGATGATAACTGCTCCAAACGATTGAGAATTTCATCTGTAATTTCGCCAAATCGTCGCCTTAATAGTCGCTGCACCAATGTTAGTTGACCTGTTTGTATTCCCTCGACAAGACCTTCCTCACGACCTTTCTCACGACTAAACTCGATCGATCCTTTTTGTTCCCTGACAAACTGTTCTCGCTTCTCCAAATCGTCTAACTCCTCTACACTCAAATTGATTCGATTGGCGATCGCAAACGCTTTATCAATTTCTGGCACAATTGCCATCTTTTGTGGTACTATTTCCAGGTCGGGTGCTTTTCGCAAAAAATACAGCCATTTATCCGTTATACTTTCTAACTCCTCTAAAGTTTTCTTAAATTTCGGTAACTCCACAAATACCAACTCAAACGGATATTCTGGATAATCAAATAGCTGGTGCTTCTCTTTAAAAATAAATTGGGAAATTACCGTTTGAGAAACTTCAAACAGGGTAAAATCCATCACTGCTAATGAAATCAAAGGTCTAACTTCCAGATACTCTTCCCCTATTTTAAGTTGATTGGCGTAAGCTTTAGCGGTGTTATAAGCAATCCTTTTGGTAAAAGCAGGCACATTAAACGCTTGCATTTCTATCAAGACATTTTGGCCGTTATTCAATTTAGCTTTTACATCAAAATAAGTGTTTTTTAAAGCTGAAATGCGACCGGGAGCGTAGGGATCGATAATTTCTAAGCTGGCGATGACAGGCTGACCTTGATAGACGATCGCATTCAGAAAACTGATCAAAATATCTTGGCTATCATCGGAGCTAAAAATCTTTTTGAAAGCGTAGTCTGTTTTGGGGTTGATAAACTTCATATTGTGACTTGATATCAGATTAATTTTAATAATCAACTGTTAATCTAACATAACAAGTCGGTCGGAGCCGGGTTTTTTAGCTTTATCCCCCACTCCCCCACTCTCCCACTTCCCCCATTTCCCCCTCCTGACGGCAAACACGACTAATTGATTACGGTTCACCCTAAACCCCAAGTCGGTGGATATGCCTACTATTAGATTCAGTGGCAGCGATCGAAAGATGTAAAGCGACTACAGCGACACGAAGCCTCTTGAAAGCTAACCGTCCCCCCCAAGGTTCGGGAAACCCCCCTTCAAGAGAAACCTAACCGCAATCAGTATAGAGATTAGTCTTTCAGTGAACTGACAGTATTCAAACTGGACAAAGCTGCTGAATGGACTCGGTTGAGACAGTTTGTAGTCAAAGCATCTTCCAAGATTCGGCTGGTCAATCGAGAGCCAAAATTTTTGTAGTTAATGGAACCCGAACACTCTTATGGCAAAAGTAGTTGGAATTGACTTAGGTACGACTAACTCCTGTGTGGCTGTAATGGAAGGTGGCAAACCCACAGTTATTGCCAACGCAGAGGGTTTTCGGACTACGCCTTCCGTTGTAGCCTATGCGAAGAACGGCGATCGCCTCGTCGGTCAAATCGCCAAGCGCCAATCGGTGATGAACCCCGAAAATACCTTCTATTCCGTGAAGCGCTTCATCGGTCGTCGATTCGAGGAAATTACCCACGAAGCTACCGAAGTATCTTATAAAGCCCTGCGCGACAACAACGGCAACGTTAAACTCGACTGTCCCGCGCAAAGTAAGCAATTTGCGCCTGAAGAAATTTCCGCTCAAGTACTGCGTAAGCTGGTAGATGACGCCAGCAAATACCTGGGTGAAACCGTTACCCAAGCTGTAATCACCGTTCCGGCTTACTTCAACGACTCCCAGCGTCAAGCTACCAAAGATGCCGGTAAGATTGCCGGGATTGAAGTGCTGCGGATTATCAACGAACCTACCGCTGCTTCTCTGGCTTACGGACTTGACAAAAAGAGCAACGAAACAATCTTAGTTTTTGACTTGGGTGGTGGTACGTTCGACGTATCTGTCCTAGAAGTTGGCGACGGCGTGTTTGAAGTGCTGGCGACTTCTGGCGATACCCACTTGGGTGGTGACGACTTCGATAAGAAAATCGTTGACTATCTGGCAGATCAATTTAAGAAAGATGAAGGAATTGAGCTGCGGAAAGACAGACAAGCGCTGCAACGCCTGACAGAAGCCGCTGAAAAGGCCAAGATCGAACTGTCTAGCGTCACCCAAGCTGAAATCAACCTCCCCTTTATCACGGCTACCCAGGAAGGCCCCAAACACCTGGATATGACCCTGACGCGGGCTAAGTTTGAAGAACTCTGTTCCGATTTGATCGATCGCTGCCGCATCCCCGTAGAGAACGCGATCCGCGATGCCAAAATCGACAAATCTGCACTTGATGAAGTAGTGCTAGTCGGTGGTTCTACCCGGATTCCCGCAGTACACGAGGTGGTGAAGCGTACACTCGCTAAAGAACCCAACCAAAGCGTCAACCCGGATGAAGTGGTGGCAATTGGTGCCGCGATTCAAGCTGGTGTCCTCTCTGGTGAAGTGAAAGACATCCTCCTGCTTGATGTGAGTCCCCTGTCTCTAGGTGTGGAAACCTTGGGCGGTGTGATGACCAAGATTATCCCACGCAACACCACCATTCCTACCAAGAAGTCGGAAGTTTTCTCTACCGCCGTGGATGGTCAAACGAATGTGGAAATCCACGTTCTCCAAGGCGAACGAGAAATGTCTAACGACAACAAGAGTTTGGGTAACTTCCGCCTAGATGGAA from Argonema galeatum A003/A1 harbors:
- a CDS encoding class I SAM-dependent DNA methyltransferase, which produces MNGLLNNIQNFVDYVRTLKGDEKGEAQVFCDRLFQAFGHQGYKEAGAELEYRVKAKGKTTKFADLLWRPRLLLEMKKRGENLEKHYQQAFEYWLELVPHRPKYVVLCNFDEFWIYDLDLQLREPVDRVSLEELPNRFTALNFLFPENRQPLFNNNKIDVTRTAADKVAQVFNRLVQRGEKVETAQRFILQCVVALFAEDIDLLPRGLFTEFLGDCQMNRVSSYDLIGGLFRQMGSDRPAPKDSRYGDVPYFNGGIFSTIEPIHLTRGEIDLLLDASAERWSKVEPAIFGALFESSMGKEERHALGAHYTSEADIQKVVLPTIIRPWRERIEAANTLKDLLALRQELINFKILDPACGSGNFLYVAYRELKRLEAQLLTKIHQSFSRAANVIGTMSLVKTSQFYGIDIKPFAVELAKVTLMLAKKLALDEENHLLNVVQMNLALDMDRALPLDNLDKNIRCDDALFCDWETVDVVVGNPPFLGGHRLRLTLNDEYVDRIFAKFPEVEGQVDICTYWFRLTHNHLGENCRAGLVGTNTISQGQSRKAALDYITQNGGYIYDVISTQPWSGEAKVHISIINWLKTSETKELTYRIDHKVVSNINSSLKAEVDVTQAKCLQANRNYCFKGVQPSGKGFLVTEMQVKQWIKANSKNQEVLKLFIQGQDLAQNVNGKPDRWIIDFNEMSLEDASEYKLPFNHVKNYVKPERDQNRRETTKLNWWKYGEKRPGMRKALATLPFYFVVPRVSKWSIFILAIPDWLPGDGTNIVASDDFYVLGILTSNLHRQWVKAQSSTLKADTRYTHNTCFETFPFPQNCSEKIKTEIRAAMQAIHDYRTEQMERKQWGITQLYNQFFNEPTSQLAKLHAQLDQLVCKAYGIKSNDDPLKFLLELNFEVANRESQGLSVVAPG
- a CDS encoding type II toxin-antitoxin system HicB family antitoxin; translated protein: MKNKEFYVVIERDEDGIYIGEVPQLKACYSQGETIDELIHNIREVIEMCLEELEEEW
- a CDS encoding Uma2 family endonuclease — protein: MIAQIETKNYTAEEYLELEIASETRNEYYNGEIIPMTGGTPNHNEIAGNLYILLKLALKGKAYRTFYVDQRLWIPDVSLYTYPDIMVLPKPLELQTGRKDTVINPCFIGEVLSKSTQNYDRSEKFAAYRTIPTFQEYLLIDQYRIHVEHYVKTNVNQWIFSEYDDPNVTLSFRVFEFQVKIAELYENIDFTNES
- a CDS encoding DUF29 domain-containing protein, which encodes MIPKTTQKPLYDRDFFLWLEDTAAKLKARDINNLDWDNLVEEIEALSISQKHEVESRLKPILAHILKRCYVPLPDCFRVWQVTIRTQRNDLQRLLKKAPSLRNHLLTEFDDIYQEALSEVCEEYPETQFPQTWEFSRDLDAILTEILW
- a CDS encoding Rpn family recombination-promoting nuclease/putative transposase gives rise to the protein MKFINPKTDYAFKKIFSSDDSQDILISFLNAIVYQGQPVIASLEIIDPYAPGRISALKNTYFDVKAKLNNGQNVLIEMQAFNVPAFTKRIAYNTAKAYANQLKIGEEYLEVRPLISLAVMDFTLFEVSQTVISQFIFKEKHQLFDYPEYPFELVFVELPKFKKTLEELESITDKWLYFLRKAPDLEIVPQKMAIVPEIDKAFAIANRINLSVEELDDLEKREQFVREQKGSIEFSREKGREEGLVEGIQTGQLTLVQRLLRRRFGEITDEILNRLEQLSSDDLMALGDAIFDFSSLADLVAWLETK
- the dnaK gene encoding molecular chaperone DnaK, with protein sequence MAKVVGIDLGTTNSCVAVMEGGKPTVIANAEGFRTTPSVVAYAKNGDRLVGQIAKRQSVMNPENTFYSVKRFIGRRFEEITHEATEVSYKALRDNNGNVKLDCPAQSKQFAPEEISAQVLRKLVDDASKYLGETVTQAVITVPAYFNDSQRQATKDAGKIAGIEVLRIINEPTAASLAYGLDKKSNETILVFDLGGGTFDVSVLEVGDGVFEVLATSGDTHLGGDDFDKKIVDYLADQFKKDEGIELRKDRQALQRLTEAAEKAKIELSSVTQAEINLPFITATQEGPKHLDMTLTRAKFEELCSDLIDRCRIPVENAIRDAKIDKSALDEVVLVGGSTRIPAVHEVVKRTLAKEPNQSVNPDEVVAIGAAIQAGVLSGEVKDILLLDVSPLSLGVETLGGVMTKIIPRNTTIPTKKSEVFSTAVDGQTNVEIHVLQGEREMSNDNKSLGNFRLDGIPAAPRGVPQIEVIFDIDANGILNVTAKDKGTGKVQSISITGASTLAKDEVEKMVKQAEQNAATDKERREKIDRKNQADSLSYQAEKQLQELGDKVPAADKTKLEGLIKDLKDAVAKEDDDQIKTLMPEVQQTLFAIGSNIYQQAGAGGAGGPGPGPDGGASSGTSSGGGDDVIDAEFSDTK